In Massilia violaceinigra, one DNA window encodes the following:
- the mnmC gene encoding FAD-dependent 5-carboxymethylaminomethyl-2-thiouridine(34) oxidoreductase MnmC yields the protein MNWQTTWSERAHFVIFDAAYGDGAAFQKTLHAWRNDPQRPARLHYIALANEALPGYRRIPQIEDAVTLDLLTAPLDTALEQLTARLDAIWLHDIGDAGPRFAHALGKLAEPGALLDADGLTHTQMATLARAGFAWEPGVQRAVYASRRPQAGPAAPRARRAIVIGAGLAGAAACERLCARGWQVTLIERHAQPAREASGNLAGITMPLLSKDDNLMTRLSRAAFLYAQAYWDRIGENGIDSARCGVLQLARDAAHADVQRAIAASHAYPADFAEWLEAPAAGELLGAPAPDGAWLFRQGGWIRPASACGAMLTACGEALVRHFGAGTVTLEKRGADWCAIDAAGEVLAQAPVVVLANGTGAADVAFAAGLPLSPVRGQVTHLAQGAAPALPFVLCREAYLTPAVGGMHSLGASYDDDADPALRQSSQDENLAKIRTMLGDPALGRDAPLQGRVGFRCVAPDRMPLVGALPDPDAAGRIERLRDVPRHAGVYGLLGYASRGLTWAPLAAELLAAQLNGEPLPLEADLVAALDPARFLLRERRRGEVG from the coding sequence ATGAACTGGCAGACCACCTGGAGCGAGCGCGCCCACTTCGTCATTTTCGATGCCGCTTATGGCGACGGCGCGGCCTTTCAAAAGACGCTGCACGCCTGGCGCAACGATCCGCAGCGGCCCGCGCGCCTGCATTACATTGCGCTGGCAAATGAAGCACTGCCCGGCTATCGGCGCATTCCGCAAATTGAAGACGCGGTGACGCTCGACCTGCTCACCGCGCCGCTCGACACTGCCCTCGAACAACTGACCGCGCGCCTGGATGCCATCTGGCTGCACGACATTGGCGACGCCGGCCCCCGCTTTGCGCACGCGCTGGGCAAACTGGCCGAACCCGGCGCGCTGCTCGACGCCGACGGCCTCACGCACACGCAGATGGCGACCCTGGCGCGCGCCGGCTTTGCCTGGGAACCCGGCGTGCAGCGCGCGGTCTATGCCAGCCGCCGTCCCCAAGCCGGGCCGGCAGCACCGCGCGCGCGCCGCGCCATCGTGATCGGTGCGGGCCTGGCCGGCGCGGCAGCCTGCGAGCGCCTGTGCGCGCGCGGCTGGCAGGTGACGCTGATCGAACGCCACGCGCAGCCGGCGCGTGAAGCGTCCGGCAACCTGGCCGGCATCACCATGCCGCTGCTTTCAAAAGACGATAATCTCATGACGCGCCTGTCGCGCGCCGCCTTCCTGTATGCGCAAGCCTACTGGGACCGCATTGGCGAGAACGGCATCGACAGCGCGCGTTGCGGCGTGCTGCAACTGGCGCGCGACGCCGCGCATGCCGACGTGCAGCGCGCCATCGCGGCAAGCCACGCCTACCCCGCCGATTTCGCCGAATGGCTGGAAGCGCCGGCCGCGGGCGAGCTGCTTGGCGCACCCGCGCCCGATGGCGCCTGGCTGTTCCGCCAGGGCGGCTGGATACGGCCCGCCAGCGCCTGCGGCGCCATGCTTACCGCCTGCGGCGAGGCGCTGGTGCGGCACTTCGGCGCCGGCACCGTGACCTTGGAAAAGCGCGGCGCCGACTGGTGCGCCATCGACGCCGCCGGCGAGGTGCTGGCGCAAGCGCCGGTGGTGGTGCTGGCCAACGGCACCGGCGCGGCCGACGTGGCGTTCGCCGCCGGCCTGCCTTTGTCCCCCGTGCGTGGCCAGGTGACCCACCTGGCCCAGGGCGCCGCGCCGGCGCTGCCCTTCGTGCTGTGCCGCGAAGCCTATCTGACGCCGGCCGTGGGCGGCATGCACAGCCTGGGCGCGAGCTACGACGACGATGCCGACCCGGCCCTGCGCCAGAGCAGCCAGGACGAGAACCTGGCAAAGATCCGCACCATGCTGGGCGATCCGGCGCTTGGACGCGACGCGCCGCTGCAGGGGAGGGTCGGCTTTCGCTGCGTGGCGCCGGACCGCATGCCGCTGGTGGGCGCCTTGCCGGACCCCGACGCGGCGGGCCGCATCGAACGCCTGCGCGACGTGCCGCGCCACGCCGGCGTGTATGGCCTGCTCGGCTACGCTTCGCGCGGCCTGACCTGGGCACCGCTGGCGGCCGAACTGCTGGCCGCGCAGCTTAACGGCGAGCCCTTGCCGCTGGAGGCCGACCTGGTCGCGGCGCTCGATCCGGCCCGTTTCCTGCTGCGCGAACGGCGCCGTGGCGAGGTAGGATAG
- a CDS encoding sensor histidine kinase, which translates to MKNSVSVLSGTLETLLANAAPGTETAYPQMAHMLYQTKRLNDNLIQLLALYKQVGKPAYPFDMQPLAMGDLVAQVAGASRILLDSRHIKLETSADPDLVWHVDEDLIVGVLGHAINNAIHYTKDTIRLVIGVVDGDLEIRIEDNGAGYSAAMLEAGVSATLGARAGVNFLTNSTGLGLYFSSEVAKMHKHRQRAGRLRLENGGTYGGACFVLSLP; encoded by the coding sequence ATGAAAAACTCTGTCAGCGTGCTGAGCGGCACGCTGGAGACCTTGCTTGCCAACGCCGCGCCCGGCACGGAGACGGCCTATCCGCAGATGGCGCACATGCTGTACCAGACCAAGCGCCTGAACGACAACCTGATCCAGCTGCTGGCCCTGTACAAGCAGGTCGGCAAACCCGCTTATCCCTTCGACATGCAGCCGCTGGCGATGGGCGACCTGGTGGCGCAGGTGGCGGGCGCCAGCCGCATCCTGCTCGACTCGCGCCATATCAAGCTGGAAACGAGTGCCGATCCGGACCTGGTCTGGCATGTGGACGAAGATCTGATCGTCGGCGTGCTCGGCCATGCGATCAACAATGCCATCCATTACACCAAAGACACGATCCGCCTCGTCATCGGCGTGGTCGACGGCGACCTCGAGATCCGGATCGAAGACAACGGCGCCGGCTACTCGGCCGCCATGCTGGAGGCCGGCGTATCGGCCACGCTTGGTGCCAGGGCGGGCGTGAATTTTTTGACCAACAGCACCGGCCTGGGTCTGTATTTCTCCAGCGAAGTGGCCAAGATGCACAAGCACCGCCAGCGCGCGGGCCGCCTGCGCCTGGAAAACGGCGGCACTTACGGCGGCGCCTGCTTCGTG